The genomic window CGCCCCAGCCGAAGGCCGAGGACGTGCTCGCGCTGTTCGACGGCGCCCGGCGCGCGGGCGTCACGATCGACTGGACCATCGAGGGCGACCTGCGGTCGATTCCGGAGACGACCGGGCTCGCGCTCTACCGGATCGCCCAGGAGTCGCTGTCGAACGCGTCACGGCACGCGCCGGGTGCGCCGGTGCGGGTGGCGATCGTCTGCGGGTTGGAATTGCACCTGCGGGTGGTCAACGGGCCGGGCGCGGCGCCGGCGCGGCCGGTCGGCAACGGCGGGCACGGGATCGCGGGGATGCGGGCCAGGGCGTTGGCCGCGGGCGGCGAGGTGACGGCCGGTCCGAGCGATGACGGCGGGTTCGAGGTGCAGGCCCGGCTTCCGCTGGGCGCCGTGCTCGCGACGCCCGACGCCGTATCGGTCGCGACGCCGACGGTGCAATAAGGCGCTCCTCCTGCCTTCGCTCCGGTCATGTGTGGACCGACGAGGCGTCCGGCGGCGTTCACGAGGCGTACCTCCGGCTATGCGGGAGCAGAGGACGGGCGTCGTCCGGCGGCGTTCAGTGGGCACAACTCCGCCCGCGCTCGCGGCGGACCTCCGCGATCGGACCGGCGCAGGCGCGGCAATTAGGGTGGGCGCGTGGCAATAACGGTTTTGATCGCCGACGACCAGGCGATGGTCCGCCAGGGTTTCGGCGCGCTGCTCGCCGCCCAACCCGACATCAGCGTCGTCGGCGACGCCCCCGACGGCAAGGTCGCGGTGGCCGAGGCCAAGCGGCTACGCCCGGACGTCGTGCTGATGGATGTGCGCATGCCCGAGATGAACGGCCTCGACGCGGCGCGCGCCATCCTCGCGGCGGGCTTCGAACCGCCGGTGCGGGTGCTGATGCTGACCACCTTCGACATCGACGACTACGTGTACGAGGCGCTCAGCCTCGGCGCCAGCGGGTTCCTGCTCAAGGACGCGCCCGCCGAGGAATTGGTGCGCGCGGTGCGGGTGGTCGCCGAGGGGCAGGCGCTGCTCGCGCCGACCGTCACCCGCAGGCTCATCGCCGATGTCACCAGCCGCCGCGCCGCCGCCCGCGCCAAACCAGCGCCGCAACTGGCCGCCCTCACACCGCGGGAGCGGGAGGTGCTGGAGCTGATCGCGAAGGGCATGTCCAACACCGAGATCGCCGAGGCGTTGTTCGTGGCCGAGCAGACCGTGAAAACCCATGTCTCCAAGGTCTTCTCGAAGCTCAATCTGCGCGACCGCGCGCAGGCCGTCGTGCTCGCCTACGAATCCGGGTTGGTCACGCCCGGCTGATCAGGCCGGGCACTTGCCGCCGCGCAGCTCGTCGACATGGCGGCCGAGCAGCGCGGCCAAGCTGTCCAGCAGCGCGGTCGCGTCCCCGAAAGTGCCCGAATCCGCCTGTGCCGCAAGGGCGACCGCGACCAGACCGGAGCGCGACGGCAGCAGTCCGAATTGACGCACCGTGTAGATGCCGGTCTCGTCGTCCGGGCCCCAGCCGCCCTTGAACTCGGCGCCCTCCAACATGCCGAGACCCCAACCCTGGTCGGGGGTGATCTCGCCCATCAGCCGGGTCACCGTCTCGGTCTGCGGGAGGCACGGCAGCCGCGAGGCGAAGCGGACCTGATCGGTCAGCGACCACTCGGTCGCGCCGAACGCCTCGTAGTCCAGCCGGGTGCGCGGGCCCGCGACGCCGGTGACCGCGTCGCCCGCCTCGTCGAGCACCTGCTGCACGGCCTGCGCCGCCTCCAGCCCGTCGCCCAGCGAATTCCACAGCGCGTCGGCGGCGTCGTTGTCGGAGACGGTGATTGCCGCCTCCGCGTCGGGCATAGCGCCTTCGGGATCGTGGCGCAGCGCGGCGATCGCCAGCGGAACCTTGATCGTGGACCATGCGATGCCGGTGGTCCAGTCCCCGAAAACGGTGATCCGGTTGCCGCCGACCGGCATGATCGCCAGACCGACCTGCCCGCGCAGGCTGGGCTGCAACTGCGTGAAATCGGCCGCGAGCGAATCCGGCATGCTCACCGTGCGCCCCGCCTTCCAGGTCCCCACCGTCTGCGCGGTCACCGTCGCCGCGGCGGGCTTCTCCACCCGCTCGGGAATCAGACCGCACGAGACCATGGCCAGCATCGTCGCCGCGACGGCCCCGCGCAGCACCGGACGACACGCGGAAGCGATTCGAGCCGACTTCACCACCGTCAACCTCCCCACCGCCCCGCGCGTGCCGCGCGGCCCTCGGCGGTGCCATCTACCCGTCCAACCCGCCCGGGTGATTCACCGGCCGAGAACCCACCACCGTGCTCGCTCGTGGGAAGTGACGCGATGATGATGTGCTGTACATAGTTTTGCCGATAGCGGCGCAGAATTCGAAACCGCGTGGATCTCGGGCGTCCCTCCGCGGTCCATTACGCTGGCTGTCCTGGACCGGAAGGGGGTCGCCTTGCTCACTAGCGGTGAGGTGTTCGCGGGATTCACCGTGGAACGGCTGCTCGGGCAGGGCGGTATGGGCTCGGTCTACCTGGCCCGGCATCCCCGGTTGTCCCGGCTCACCGCGCTCAAGCTGCTCAACCGCGATCTGTTCCTGGACAACGAGGTGCGGGCCCGCTTCGAGCGCGAGGCCGACCTGGCCGCGCAGCTCGATCACCCGAGCATCGTGGCGGTCTACGATCGCGGCTCCGAGGACGGTCAGCTGTGGATATCCATGCAGTACGTCGACGGCGTGGACGCGGCCGCGGTGAACCCGATGACGCTGCCGCCGGAGCGGGCCGTGCAGATCATCGAAGGCGTCGCGGACGCACTGGATTACGCGCACGGGATGGGTGTGCTGCACCGGGATGTCAAGCCCGCCAACATCATGCTGGCCAGGTCGAGCGGCGGGCAGGGAGAGCGGGTCTTCCTGACCGACTTCGGCATCGCCCGGCTGCGCGAGGACTCCACCCATCTGACTCAGACCGGCATGTTCACCGCCACCCTGGCCTACGCCTCGCCGGAACAGATGACCGGCGCGCCGCTCGGCAACCGCTCCGACCAGTACTCGCTGGCCTGCGCGCTGTACTGGCTGCTGGCCGGGGTCGGACCGTTCGACTCCGCCAACCCCGCCGACATCATCAACGGCCACCTCCAAATGCCGTTGCCCTCGGTCCGCCTTCGCCGACCGAACCTGAACCCCGCGCTGGACGCGGTGCTTGCCGCCGGCATGGCGAAACGCCCGGAACACCGCTACCGCACTTGTACCGAGTTCGCCGACGCCGCCCGCAAGGCGCTGACCGCGGTGGGCCCGCCCCCGCTGCCCGTCCTCCCGCCACCCACCTACGCACCCCAGCCGTACCCCGCGCCACCGGGCTACCCGCAACCTGTGCCGCCCGCACCCATGCGCCCGATGCCGCCGCAACCCGTTCCGCCGCAACCGGTTCCGATGCAGGCCCCGCCGCGGCCCACTCCGCCACCTCCGCCGCCACCGCCACCTGCTGCGCCGCCGGTGCCCCCTTCGCCGCAGCCCGTTCTCCCGCCCGCCGGGCAGCCACCCCAGGTGGCCCCAGTGCCGCCGAACATGCCGCAGCCCGTATCCCCGCCCGCTGCGCCCCCGCCCGGAGTGGTTCCGGCGTCGAATGCACCGCAGCCAGCAGGCTCGTCCGCCGGGTTACCGCCCCAGGCGGTCTCGGTGCCGCACCCTGCAGGCTCACCTGCCGGGCCATCGCCCCACGCGGTCTCTGCGTCGGCGAATGCGCCGCAGCCAGCAGGCGCTTCTGCCGCGCAGCCACCCCAGGTGGCCTCGGTGCCACCGAATACGCCGCAGTCTGTGGCCGCGGACCCGGCAGGCTCACCTGCCGGGCCATTGCCCCACGCGGTCCCTGCGTCGGCGAATGCGCCGCAGCCAGCAGCTCCGCCCGGCGGGATACCGCCCCAAGCGGTCCCGGCACCGCCGCAAGGCATATCTGCACCCGGCGGTCCGCGGCCGATACCGCATCTGCCTGGGGTGGCGCATCCCGCCTCCAGCTCAACCGTCTCGCCGCAAGCCGCGCTGAAGCCCTTGCCCCCGAACGCGTCTCCGTCCGGCGCGCCGATGCCGCAGCGGCCTGCTGTTGCGGAGGTGCCATCGAACGCTTCGGGAGTTGCCCCACCGGACCCATCGCAGGACTCGGTCGGGTCGATTTCGCCGCCCGTTCCCGCTGAGACTGATTCCTCGATGCAGTCCACCCCCTCCGGAATGGCTAAGCCCCAGCCGGGGTCGTCTTCCGTGGGGTCGGCTGCGCCCGTTGCGGCGCGGCAGGCCGGACCGCCGCTGACATCCGCAGAGTCGGCTTCAGCCGAATCAGCCGTGAATGCCGAGCCGAAAAGCGCGGCGCACGAGCCGGATTCGGTAGCGGCCACGAAAACCGCTGGAGAGTCGCCATCGACAAGCGACGGTGGTGCCGCGACGCCATCGGCCATCGACCGAGATTCCGGGACGAAGAGTGCGGCCGCCGAAGCGGAACACCGACTGCCGCAGCCCGGGCAGGGGCCATCGGTCCCGGGTGCGACCGCATCGAGTCCGGATGGCACTCCTCCCGCCACGGCGGATTCATCCGACACTCAGACGCGCGGATCGGAAGATGTTGTGGGCGTTGTCGAGTCGTCGCCCTGGGCGGGAAGTGCTCAGCCCGGCCCGCCGGCGGCGCCTGCCCGGGATGGTGTGCCTCTGGCCTCGCCGGGCTCGGCCGGAAGTTCGGCGCGCGAGTCGGAAGCCGCTGCGGGCGAGGCGAGTTCGACATCCCCGGTGCCAGGTGCCCCTCCCGGGCTGGCTGGCGCACCCTCGGGTCAGCGCGCTGACGACGGTGGGCGGCGGCAAGGCGCCGGAGCTGTGCCACCACCCGCCGGTCCACCCCCGGGCGCGTCACCGATGGCAGGGCCGATCAACGGCCCATCGGGTCCACCTCCCGGATATCCGCCGCACGGCCCGAATCCCGTTGGGCCTCAGCCGGTACCGCCGCGCCGCAGTCTCGCCGGATTGTTCGGTGCGCTGGCGCTCGGCCTGGTGGTGGTCGTCGCGGTGGCGGTCGGCGCGGTCGTCGTGCTGGCCTCGCGGTCGGATTCGGGGGGCGACACCGCGGCGGCTCCGGCGACTGCTCCACCCAGGGCGGCTTCCCCCGCCCCCGCGCCGGATCCGCTGGCCGCGAGCAGGCGAGCATTCCCGAGGCTGCTGCCGCAGGAACCGGGCTCCATCGGCGAGGGGTACGAGGACGCGACCTGTTACGCCGAAAAGCGGGGCGACCGTTTGAACATCGACGAGGACGTGCTCACGTCGAGCCCGTGGATCCTGGCGTGGGAGTGTCGCCGCGACGTCGACAACCCGTTCGGCATGAGCTACACCATCCTGGAATACCAGTCGGCCGCGGCGGCGCGGTCGGTGGTGGACACGCTGCCGGCCAACGCCGCGACGCCCGGGCGTAAGTCGGGTGTGCCGTTCACCCAACATCTTTGGATCCGCGCGGATCCGCCGGGCCCGGTGCCGTCGCACTACTACACGGCGAAACTCGTGGTGAGCTTCTCCGGCGAGACCACCCACGGGAACTACCTCGTGTACGCGAGCCACCGAGGCCCCGCCCGCGACGCGCAGGCGCCCGTGGCGCCCGCCGAGGCCGAGCTCGCGGACTGGTGGACGACCGCGCCGCTGTGAGGACGGCGCACACCAGTCCGCTCAGTCGACCGCCAGCGCCTCCACGATCGGCATCCGCGCCGCGCGCAACGCGGGCGGAATGGACCCGAGCAGCGCCAGCGCCAGCGCGGCGGTGCCGTAGACCAGCAGCATCGGGCTCGGCTCGTAGACGATGTCGATGGTCATGGCGTGTCCGATGGCGACGGTGGCCAGATACTGGATCGCCGCACCGACCACGAGACCTATTGCGGCGCCGATCAATCCGATACCCGCCGCTTCGGCGAGCACCGAGCGCAGCAGGAACTTGCGGCTGGTGCCCATGGCGCGCAGCACGCCGAGTTCGCGGCGGCGTTCGAGCACCGAGAGCATCAGAGTGTTCAGCAGCGCGACGGTCGCGACGAGCACCACGATCCACAGGATCGCCCTGCTCATCACCGAACCCTGCCGCATGCTCGACGAGATCGCGGTGACGGCGTCCTGCCCCGAGCTGACGTGGAACTGTTCCGGCACCGCGGCGCGAATGGCGGCCTGCACCGCGGCGGGGTCCGCGCCGGGCGTGACCTCGACGGACAGGATGGTCTCACCGCGGCGTTGGTACCACTGCCGCAGGTGTTCCAAGTCCATCATCACGATGCCCGAGATCGCCGACATGTACGGGATCACCTGCAGCACCTCCACCCGGTGCGGACCGGTCGGGGTTTGCAGGGTCAGCTCCGCGCCCGCGCTCACCCCGAGCGACCGGGCCACGTCGCGGGAGATCACGACGCCCTCACCGGACGTCATGCGCGGCAACAGACTTCGATCGACGGCGTTCGACCGGATATCGCCGAGCGCGGTCGGATAACCCTGCAGCATGACCCGCCCGGTCCCCAGGGTCGCGAAGGCCATCTGCGCCGGGTTGACCTCCTCGACACCCGGGACCTCGGCGACGATGTCCTTCAAATCGTCTGGCAGCAGCGGCCCGGTCGGAAACTGCTCCATCGCCGTCGGACTGACATAGACGTCGGCCGTGCCGAGATCCTCGAACGTTGCGGTCGCCGAATCCACCATGTTCGCCGAGGCGCCGCCCATCGCCACGGTGGCGGACACGCCGATCATCACGGTCATCGCCGTCGCCCACACCCGGCGCGGCGCGCGTTCCAGCGTGGTGGAACCGAGCGCGCCGGGCGCGCCGAAGCCGCGGGCGATCGTGGCGGCCGTGCGCACGATCGGTCCGGTGGCCGCGAAACAGACGAGCAGCGTCGCCGTGAACGCCAGCGAGATGGAGGCGAGCGAGAGCCTGCCGAGGTCGGCCCTGGCGACCAGGACGGCCAGCACGGCGAGCCCGACGCCGAATATCGCCGCGGCCCAACGTACTACCGGCCGGGCGGTGTCGGACTGCCCGACGCCGACCGGGGCCAGCGCCTCGATCGGCTGCACCTTGTAGACCTGCCGCGCGGCGAGCGCCGCGGCGGTGACACTGGCCAGCACGCAGGCCGCCACCGCGGCGGGAACGGCGTGGCCGGGCACCATGTACTCGGTGCGCGCCTCCACCGACTGCACCATGGCGGCGGGCAGCCGGTCGATCGCGGTGCGGCCCATGAAGATTCCGAGTACCGCGCCGATCACGCTGCCGATCAGGCCGAGCAGCGCGGCCTCGGCGAGTAGGTCGCGTACCATGGGCCCGCGCTTGCCGCCGATCGCGCGCAGCAGCGACAACGTGGGCCTGCGCTGGGCGACCGCCATGCTCATCGCGTTGTAGATCAGGAACGCCGAGACGATCAGCGCCGCGGCGGAGGACATCAGCGTCGAGTAGCGGACGATCTGAATGGCCCCGCCGGCCTGCGCGGTGCGCAGATCGGGATCGGCGACGACGGCGCGTCCGTCCACCGCCGCGGTCAGCGCGGCGCGCAGCTCGCCGATGTCGGCGCCGTCGTCGGCGATGATCTGCACCGAGTCCAGCTTGCCGACGCGGTCGGTCAGGAACTGCGCCAAACCCAATGGCGCGGCGACGATATGACCGCCGTTGAGCTTGTCCGAGGTCTCGGCGTCGAGCACGCCCGCCACGGTGACCGTGCCGATGCCGAGCGGGAACTCCTCGCCCTCGGCGTAACCCATCGCGGCGCCGACGAGAACACCGCGCGGCGTGGTGATCAGCTTGGTGGTGTGCGCGCCCATCGGCCCGGCCAGTTCGCTGTCGAGCGCGGTGATGTTCGCTTCCGCGCCGAGCAGCAGCGCCCGATCCGCGCCCGAACCCAGCTGGGAGCGCAGCATCGGCACGGCCTGCTCGACGCCAGGCGTCGCGGCGATGCGCGGCAGCAGTTGCTGGTCGAAGCCGGCGTCGGTGATGCCGGTGATCTCCAGCGCCGCTTTGCCGCCGAGCGCCTTGGTGAGCCGATCCACCGACCCGGTGACCGAACCGGAGATGCTCAGCACCGCGACGAGCAGCGAGGCGGACACCGCCATCACCGTCATCGACATGACCGTCCGGCCGCGGTGTGCGAGCAGTTCACCGAAGTTGAACAGCCGCAGCCGATCCCACGCCGCCCGGATCATGCGCGCACCGAACCCTCGTCTAGCGCCGCGTCCTCGGCCGAGGCGGCGCTCGGGCGCTCGACCCGGTCGTTGGAGCCGATCTTGCCGTCGCGCAACGTGATCACCCGGTCGCAGTACTCCACCGCACCCATGTCGTGGGTCACCATGACCACCGAGTTGCCGTTGCCCGCGATGTCACCGAGCAGCTCCAGGATCGACGCGCCGGTCTTGGAATCCAGATTGCCGGTCGGCTCGTCGGCAAGGATGAGCGGCGGATCCATGGTCAACGCCCTGGCCACCGCCACCCGCTGCATCTGGCCGCCGGACAGCTCGGCCGGGCGATGATCGGCCCGGTTGGCGAGCCCGACCCGGTCCAGCAGTTCCAGCGCCTTCGGCTTGGCCTTGCGTAGCCCGGTGCCGTCCAGCAACTTCGGGATCGCGACGTTCTCCCATGCGGTCAGCGTCGGCAGCAGATTGAAGAACTGGAAGACGAAACCGACTCGGTGGCGGCGGAATTCGGACTGCTGCTCCTCGTTCAGCGCGCCGATCTCCTCGCCCTGGAAGCGGATCGACCCCGCGTCCGGGCTGTCCAGCGCGCCGAGCAGATGCAGCAGCGTGCTCTTGCCGGAGCCGGACGGACCGATGATGGACGTGAATTCGCCCCCCTCGATACGCAAACTGACGCCGTCCAGCGCGCGAACGGTCTGCTCGCCGACCCGGTACTGCTTGACGATGTCCGACAGTTCCAGCATGGCCGGGTCCGACATAGTGCTTCCCCCAATCGCTTTCGTTTCTCAGGTGCTATCTCGCCAGGGCTTCGACGGCCAGGTGGCGGCGACGATACTGGCAATCGAGCACTGCGCGCAGCGCGGGCTGCTCCGCGGCGAGCTCGAGGTAGGCCTCGACGGCGGATTGTCC from Nocardia bhagyanarayanae includes these protein-coding regions:
- a CDS encoding response regulator, yielding MAITVLIADDQAMVRQGFGALLAAQPDISVVGDAPDGKVAVAEAKRLRPDVVLMDVRMPEMNGLDAARAILAAGFEPPVRVLMLTTFDIDDYVYEALSLGASGFLLKDAPAEELVRAVRVVAEGQALLAPTVTRRLIADVTSRRAAARAKPAPQLAALTPREREVLELIAKGMSNTEIAEALFVAEQTVKTHVSKVFSKLNLRDRAQAVVLAYESGLVTPG
- a CDS encoding ABC transporter permease, yielding MIRAAWDRLRLFNFGELLAHRGRTVMSMTVMAVSASLLVAVLSISGSVTGSVDRLTKALGGKAALEITGITDAGFDQQLLPRIAATPGVEQAVPMLRSQLGSGADRALLLGAEANITALDSELAGPMGAHTTKLITTPRGVLVGAAMGYAEGEEFPLGIGTVTVAGVLDAETSDKLNGGHIVAAPLGLAQFLTDRVGKLDSVQIIADDGADIGELRAALTAAVDGRAVVADPDLRTAQAGGAIQIVRYSTLMSSAAALIVSAFLIYNAMSMAVAQRRPTLSLLRAIGGKRGPMVRDLLAEAALLGLIGSVIGAVLGIFMGRTAIDRLPAAMVQSVEARTEYMVPGHAVPAAVAACVLASVTAAALAARQVYKVQPIEALAPVGVGQSDTARPVVRWAAAIFGVGLAVLAVLVARADLGRLSLASISLAFTATLLVCFAATGPIVRTAATIARGFGAPGALGSTTLERAPRRVWATAMTVMIGVSATVAMGGASANMVDSATATFEDLGTADVYVSPTAMEQFPTGPLLPDDLKDIVAEVPGVEEVNPAQMAFATLGTGRVMLQGYPTALGDIRSNAVDRSLLPRMTSGEGVVISRDVARSLGVSAGAELTLQTPTGPHRVEVLQVIPYMSAISGIVMMDLEHLRQWYQRRGETILSVEVTPGADPAAVQAAIRAAVPEQFHVSSGQDAVTAISSSMRQGSVMSRAILWIVVLVATVALLNTLMLSVLERRRELGVLRAMGTSRKFLLRSVLAEAAGIGLIGAAIGLVVGAAIQYLATVAIGHAMTIDIVYEPSPMLLVYGTAALALALLGSIPPALRAARMPIVEALAVD
- a CDS encoding ABC transporter ATP-binding protein; this translates as MSDPAMLELSDIVKQYRVGEQTVRALDGVSLRIEGGEFTSIIGPSGSGKSTLLHLLGALDSPDAGSIRFQGEEIGALNEEQQSEFRRHRVGFVFQFFNLLPTLTAWENVAIPKLLDGTGLRKAKPKALELLDRVGLANRADHRPAELSGGQMQRVAVARALTMDPPLILADEPTGNLDSKTGASILELLGDIAGNGNSVVMVTHDMGAVEYCDRVITLRDGKIGSNDRVERPSAASAEDAALDEGSVRA